Proteins encoded in a region of the Coleofasciculus sp. FACHB-T130 genome:
- a CDS encoding ATP-binding protein, whose protein sequence is MARSQLVTQTPVEVLAPQLDLTAQLAKVAQIEELFRTAFIPTDRASDYVRWLDELRFLKQCGRVIGPRDVGKSRASIHYRQEDRKRVSYVKAWSESSSKRLFTQILKDINHAAANGKREDLRPRLAGSLELFGIELVIVDNAENLQREALLDLKQLFDESRVPIILVGGQELDSKLHSFDLLSCFPTLFAFERLDYEDFRKTLQTIEFDILALPEASRLTEGTMFEILSLSTEARIGVLVKILTKAVLHSLKKGFLKVDEGILGKIANRYGMKYVPLQPRNDSE, encoded by the coding sequence ATGGCGCGATCGCAACTTGTAACTCAGACACCTGTTGAAGTTCTGGCTCCTCAGTTAGATTTGACCGCTCAACTTGCCAAGGTTGCTCAAATAGAGGAGCTATTCAGAACGGCTTTTATCCCGACCGATCGTGCTTCAGACTACGTGAGATGGTTGGATGAACTGCGGTTCCTTAAACAATGTGGGCGTGTTATTGGGCCGAGAGATGTTGGCAAAAGCCGTGCATCAATCCACTATCGACAAGAAGATCGCAAACGAGTTTCTTATGTCAAAGCGTGGTCAGAATCCAGTTCCAAACGATTATTTACGCAAATCCTCAAAGACATTAATCATGCAGCCGCAAACGGTAAGCGGGAAGATTTGCGTCCTAGATTGGCAGGTAGCCTTGAACTATTTGGCATTGAACTTGTTATCGTTGACAATGCCGAAAATCTTCAACGGGAAGCCCTGCTCGATCTCAAGCAACTTTTTGATGAGTCTAGGGTTCCTATTATTTTAGTTGGAGGACAAGAACTAGACAGCAAATTGCATAGCTTCGACTTACTGAGTTGTTTTCCAACGCTGTTCGCCTTTGAACGACTCGACTACGAAGACTTTAGAAAAACCTTACAAACTATTGAGTTTGATATCCTTGCCCTACCGGAAGCATCTCGTTTAACGGAAGGAACGATGTTTGAAATCCTATCGCTCAGTACAGAAGCTCGTATAGGAGTGTTAGTCAAAATTTTGACCAAGGCAGTTTTACACTCGCTCAAAAAGGGTTTTCTCAAGGTTGATGAAGGAATTTTGGGGAAAATTGCCAATCGCTATGGTATGAAATATGTTCCCCTTCAACCAAGAAATGACAGCGAGTGA
- a CDS encoding NACHT domain-containing protein, with amino-acid sequence MLPSDKVQSSPEGKLTLRQACKEAKLTQEELAKEAKVSLDTVKRLLGTKECPNGVERLAVSNIVKVLEIEPTDIVDPKEWYRQQQLPSEFEPLIAEKIKTFCGRKFVFEAFKNFLQQNPKGYFTVVGDAGMGKSAIAAKYVYDYHSPCYFNILAERRNRPELFLKSIRQQLINRYQLQDARDADLPTLVSKVVPKLPSGERLVIVVDALDEVEQEWGAENLLYLPKELPERVYFLLTRRPYNQEKKRLTLSPGIPVQELDLRAREYVDCSHNDIKEYIRLSLNCDPDYKDGLKKWIQDRNIYPEEFVEQVAAKSENNFMYLRYVLPGIMRGFYDDLSLKQLPDGLQDYYQTHWVRMNMDAAPNEIKAIALFILVEIGTPIPCEMIAAIADQDEYEVQSVLDEWVEYLRMQGIEGELCYTIYHASFLDFLKSKRELKSRRKLFHQVNQRIVDYLEKEMA; translated from the coding sequence ATGCTTCCATCTGATAAAGTTCAATCTAGTCCAGAAGGCAAATTAACACTTAGACAGGCGTGTAAAGAAGCAAAGCTGACTCAAGAGGAACTAGCGAAAGAAGCCAAGGTTTCGCTTGATACGGTGAAGCGCTTGCTTGGTACAAAAGAATGTCCAAATGGGGTGGAAAGGTTGGCGGTGAGTAATATTGTGAAGGTTTTGGAGATTGAACCAACGGATATTGTCGATCCGAAAGAGTGGTATCGTCAGCAGCAGCTACCATCAGAGTTTGAGCCGCTAATCGCAGAAAAGATTAAGACATTTTGCGGGCGGAAATTCGTTTTTGAGGCCTTTAAAAACTTCCTTCAACAAAATCCTAAAGGTTACTTTACGGTGGTGGGGGATGCGGGGATGGGGAAAAGTGCGATCGCTGCCAAGTACGTTTATGACTACCATTCTCCCTGCTATTTCAACATTCTCGCAGAGCGCCGCAATCGACCGGAACTGTTTCTCAAAAGTATTCGCCAACAACTGATTAATCGTTACCAGTTGCAGGATGCAAGAGATGCGGATCTGCCAACTTTAGTCTCCAAAGTCGTGCCAAAACTTCCCTCTGGGGAACGCCTTGTAATTGTGGTTGATGCGCTGGATGAAGTGGAGCAAGAATGGGGCGCAGAGAATCTTTTATATTTACCGAAGGAGCTGCCAGAGCGGGTTTATTTCCTGCTGACTAGACGACCTTATAACCAAGAGAAAAAAAGATTAACTCTATCGCCTGGTATTCCGGTGCAGGAGTTGGATTTAAGGGCGAGGGAATATGTTGATTGCAGCCATAATGATATTAAAGAGTATATTCGCTTGTCTCTCAATTGCGATCCAGACTATAAAGATGGGCTGAAAAAGTGGATTCAAGACCGTAACATTTATCCGGAAGAGTTTGTCGAACAGGTAGCGGCAAAAAGCGAAAACAATTTCATGTATCTGCGCTATGTCTTACCAGGAATTATGCGCGGTTTCTATGACGATCTGAGTTTAAAGCAATTACCGGACGGTCTTCAGGATTATTATCAAACTCATTGGGTGCGGATGAATATGGATGCGGCACCGAATGAAATTAAGGCGATCGCTTTGTTTATTTTGGTGGAGATTGGTACGCCGATTCCTTGTGAGATGATTGCTGCAATTGCCGATCAAGATGAATATGAGGTGCAATCAGTCTTGGATGAGTGGGTTGAGTATTTGAGGATGCAGGGAATTGAGGGAGAACTCTGCTATACCATCTATCATGCCAGTTTTCTTGACTTTCTAAAAAGCAAACGGGAACTGAAGTCAAGGCGGAAGCTATTTCACCAGGTTAATCAACGCATTGTTGATTACTTAGAAAAGGAGATGGCGTGA
- a CDS encoding TniQ family protein, which produces MQERDDNLPRLGYVEPYEGESISHYLGRLRRFKANSLPSAYSLGKLTELGGTLGRWEKLYFNPFPSHKELEALGKVIRVDATRLAAMLPPKGVTMKPRPILLCAACYGENPYHRLEWQFKERWGCDRHQLRLLAKCTNCETPFPVPALWVHGECPHCLLPFATMAKRQKRL; this is translated from the coding sequence ATGCAGGAAAGGGATGATAACTTACCAAGATTAGGCTATGTTGAGCCTTATGAAGGCGAGAGCATTAGTCATTATTTAGGACGCTTGCGGCGGTTCAAGGCTAATAGTCTTCCTTCCGCCTATTCATTGGGAAAACTAACCGAGCTTGGTGGAACTTTGGGAAGATGGGAAAAACTATATTTCAACCCGTTTCCCTCCCATAAAGAATTGGAAGCATTGGGAAAGGTAATTCGAGTGGATGCAACCAGACTCGCCGCAATGCTGCCGCCCAAAGGCGTAACGATGAAGCCAAGACCCATTCTGTTGTGTGCAGCTTGTTATGGGGAGAACCCCTATCATCGGCTTGAGTGGCAGTTTAAGGAGCGATGGGGATGCGATCGCCATCAGTTGCGTTTGTTAGCGAAATGCACTAACTGTGAAACACCGTTCCCGGTTCCTGCGTTGTGGGTACACGGTGAATGTCCGCATTGTTTGTTGCCGTTTGCGACGATGGCAAAAAGACAGAAGCGACTTTGA
- a CDS encoding Mu transposase C-terminal domain-containing protein: MLDDPSELIEELAQDLDTLYLGESNFEVDPSQILRETADKHKLKFNLIQWLAQSPNRTLKSQRKQAIANTLNISTRQVERLLKQYIRDELPETTGVQRSDKGKHRISDYWEEFVKSTYEKSLKDKHPLSPAEVVREVKRHAIVELGLEECDYPHPATIYRVLQPLIEHQNRKKRVRNPGSGSWLAVETRTGHLLKAEFSNQIVQCDHTKLDIRIVGSDGVLLPDRPWITTVIDTFSSCVIGYHLWRKQPGSDEVALALRHAILPKHYPSAYELEKPWQICGSSLQYFFTDGGKDFRSKHLKAIGKKLGFQCELRDRPPQGGIVERVFKTINTQVLKGLPGYTGSNVQERPEQAEKEACLTIHDLDKILAQFFCDDYNYQPYPKDPRDTRFERWFKGMGGKLPEPPDERELDICLMQEAQRVVQAHGSVQFENLTYRGESLRQLSGKYVTLRYDPDNILTLCVYSNETDEKLGDFLGYAHAINLDTQDLSLDELKRLNKERSKARKEHSNYDALLALGKRKKLVEERKQDKKDKQRAEQKQLRRSSKKDSNVVKLRQRRASTSSKKDEPLEILPERISREQIKPQQPEPQPEETLPSTSDAQQQDRHRLVISNRQSKSKRIW; the protein is encoded by the coding sequence ATGCTAGACGACCCATCTGAACTGATAGAAGAATTGGCACAAGATTTAGACACTCTTTACCTCGGTGAGAGTAATTTTGAAGTCGATCCCTCACAAATTCTTCGAGAAACTGCTGATAAACACAAACTTAAATTTAATCTCATTCAATGGCTTGCCCAGTCCCCGAATCGCACGCTTAAGTCTCAAAGGAAGCAGGCGATCGCAAATACCCTAAATATTTCTACTCGGCAGGTAGAGCGCCTCCTCAAGCAATACATCAGAGATGAGCTACCAGAGACAACAGGAGTGCAGCGCTCAGATAAGGGGAAGCATCGCATCAGTGACTATTGGGAAGAATTTGTGAAGTCAACTTATGAAAAGAGTCTTAAAGATAAACACCCACTATCTCCAGCAGAAGTCGTTCGTGAAGTGAAGCGACACGCAATCGTCGAGCTTGGGCTTGAAGAGTGTGACTATCCCCATCCAGCCACTATCTATCGAGTTTTGCAACCATTAATCGAGCATCAAAACCGGAAAAAGCGCGTTCGCAATCCGGGTTCCGGCTCTTGGTTGGCAGTTGAGACAAGAACTGGGCACCTCTTAAAGGCTGAGTTTAGCAACCAAATTGTCCAATGCGATCATACAAAGTTGGATATTCGGATTGTCGGTAGTGATGGCGTGTTATTACCTGATCGACCCTGGATAACCACTGTCATAGATACGTTCTCAAGCTGTGTTATTGGTTATCACTTATGGAGAAAACAACCGGGTTCTGATGAAGTAGCTCTGGCTTTAAGACATGCCATCTTACCCAAGCACTATCCCTCGGCATACGAGCTGGAAAAACCTTGGCAAATATGTGGCTCTTCACTCCAATATTTTTTCACTGACGGAGGGAAGGATTTTCGCTCAAAGCACCTAAAAGCTATTGGAAAGAAGCTAGGTTTCCAGTGCGAACTGCGCGATCGCCCACCTCAAGGCGGAATTGTAGAACGAGTTTTCAAAACCATCAATACTCAGGTTCTTAAGGGACTTCCCGGTTATACAGGTTCAAATGTTCAGGAGCGCCCAGAGCAGGCAGAAAAGGAAGCCTGCTTGACCATTCACGATTTGGATAAAATCCTAGCTCAGTTCTTCTGCGATGACTATAACTACCAGCCATATCCTAAAGACCCTCGCGATACAAGGTTTGAGAGATGGTTTAAGGGAATGGGTGGAAAATTGCCTGAACCACCAGACGAGCGAGAACTAGATATTTGTCTAATGCAAGAGGCTCAGCGAGTTGTTCAAGCTCATGGCTCTGTCCAATTTGAGAATCTGACCTATCGAGGAGAATCACTAAGGCAACTTAGCGGCAAATACGTCACATTGCGATACGATCCTGACAATATTCTGACGTTGTGTGTCTACAGCAACGAAACGGATGAGAAGCTGGGAGATTTTCTGGGATATGCTCATGCCATAAACCTGGATACTCAGGATTTGAGTTTGGATGAGTTAAAAAGGCTCAATAAAGAGCGAAGTAAAGCTCGTAAGGAACATTCAAATTATGATGCTCTGCTAGCGCTAGGCAAACGAAAGAAACTTGTTGAGGAGCGTAAACAGGATAAGAAGGACAAACAGCGAGCTGAACAGAAACAGTTACGACGATCCTCAAAGAAAGACTCAAATGTCGTCAAGTTACGTCAGCGTAGAGCTTCAACCTCTTCAAAGAAAGATGAGCCGCTTGAAATTTTACCTGAGCGGATTTCCAGGGAACAAATAAAGCCTCAACAACCAGAACCACAACCTGAAGAAACCTTGCCTTCTACATCTGATGCTCAACAGCAGGATAGGCATCGGCTGGTAATTTCTAATCGTCAAAGCAAATCGAAAAGGATCTGGTGA
- the cas12k gene encoding type V CRISPR-associated protein Cas12k (Type V-K CRISPR systems have also been known as with the large Cas12k protein, has also been known as type V-U5, and Cas12k as C2c5.): MSHITVQCRLVASESTRHHLWKLMADLNTPLINELLAQMAQHPKFETWRKKGSLPAGIVKQLCQPLKADPRFTNQPARFYTSAIAVVEYIYKSWFKLQQRLAQKLSRKISWLGMLKSDEELTAESNTSVEVILTNAAELLNSLSSEEGSIYTKLWKVYNDADDLLTRCVVCYLFKNSNEVPEKSEENLEEFAKRRRKTEIQIERIKRQLESRLPKGRDLTGESWLETLAIASTTAPTDESEAKSWQNKLLTEPKLIPFPVGYETSEDLTWRKNDKGRLSVKFNGLGKHTFQIYCDQRQLKWFERFYEDQKIRKGSKNEYSSSLFTLRSGRIAWQGGTNTNKDDPWKIHQLILYCTVDTRFWTAEGTEQVCKEKAEGIAKTLTKMEEKGELNDNQQAFIRHEQSTLARLNNPFPRPSQPPYQGQPHILIGVALERHKPTTIAVFDGKKDKVITYRSFKQLLGDNYELLNKRHKRKQKESHQRHKAQRDGSSNQFGDSQLGEHIDRLIAKAIVTFAQTSDAGSIVLPKLGDIRESFESKIQAQAEQKFPELIENRKKYLKRYRIQVHQWSYGRLINDIKAQASKLGMVVEEGQQPIRASPQEKAKEVAISAYRNRRKS; this comes from the coding sequence ATGAGCCATATAACCGTTCAGTGCCGTTTGGTTGCAAGCGAATCAACTCGCCATCATCTCTGGAAATTGATGGCAGACCTGAACACGCCCTTAATTAACGAATTACTGGCGCAAATGGCTCAACATCCTAAGTTTGAAACTTGGCGAAAAAAGGGCAGTCTTCCGGCTGGAATAGTCAAACAATTGTGCCAACCCCTCAAAGCTGACCCTCGATTCACTAATCAACCTGCACGGTTCTATACAAGTGCAATTGCCGTCGTTGAATACATCTATAAATCCTGGTTTAAACTTCAGCAACGCCTAGCACAAAAACTGAGTAGGAAAATTAGTTGGTTAGGAATGCTCAAAAGCGATGAAGAATTAACCGCAGAAAGTAACACTTCTGTTGAGGTAATTCTCACCAATGCTGCCGAACTCCTCAACTCCCTATCCTCTGAAGAGGGTAGTATTTATACCAAACTTTGGAAAGTATACAACGACGCAGACGACCTCCTTACTCGCTGCGTCGTCTGCTACTTATTCAAAAATAGTAATGAAGTTCCTGAAAAATCTGAAGAAAACTTAGAAGAATTTGCTAAACGCCGTCGCAAAACTGAAATTCAGATTGAACGAATAAAACGGCAATTAGAAAGTCGCCTACCCAAAGGTCGAGATTTAACAGGGGAAAGCTGGCTAGAGACATTAGCGATCGCATCTACCACTGCTCCCACAGATGAGTCAGAAGCTAAATCCTGGCAAAATAAACTGCTAACTGAACCAAAGCTAATACCCTTTCCAGTCGGTTATGAAACTAGCGAAGATTTGACTTGGAGAAAAAACGATAAAGGTCGCCTTAGTGTTAAATTTAATGGCTTAGGCAAACATACGTTTCAAATCTACTGTGACCAACGCCAGCTTAAATGGTTTGAACGCTTTTACGAAGATCAAAAAATCAGAAAAGGCAGTAAGAATGAATACTCTAGTAGTCTTTTTACTCTGCGCTCAGGAAGGATTGCTTGGCAAGGAGGCACAAATACAAATAAAGACGATCCTTGGAAAATTCATCAACTCATCCTCTACTGCACCGTAGACACCCGTTTCTGGACGGCTGAAGGCACAGAGCAAGTTTGCAAAGAAAAAGCGGAAGGTATTGCCAAAACCCTTACCAAAATGGAGGAAAAAGGCGAACTCAATGACAACCAGCAAGCTTTTATCCGCCACGAACAATCAACCCTAGCTCGACTTAACAACCCCTTTCCCCGTCCCAGCCAACCCCCCTATCAAGGTCAACCTCATATTCTTATAGGTGTGGCATTAGAACGACATAAACCTACAACAATAGCAGTTTTTGATGGAAAAAAAGACAAAGTAATTACTTATCGTAGTTTCAAACAATTACTCGGAGATAATTACGAGCTGTTAAACAAACGACACAAGCGTAAACAAAAGGAATCTCATCAACGCCACAAAGCTCAAAGAGATGGAAGCTCCAATCAATTCGGAGATTCTCAATTAGGCGAACACATAGATCGTTTAATAGCCAAAGCTATTGTCACGTTTGCTCAAACCTCTGATGCAGGTAGTATTGTGTTACCAAAGCTAGGCGATATACGTGAGTCTTTTGAGAGTAAGATTCAAGCGCAAGCAGAGCAGAAATTTCCGGAGCTTATTGAAAACAGAAAAAAATACCTCAAGCGCTATCGAATTCAAGTTCATCAGTGGAGCTATGGAAGATTAATAAACGATATCAAAGCCCAAGCCAGCAAATTAGGTATGGTTGTTGAGGAAGGACAACAACCCATCCGAGCAAGTCCCCAAGAAAAAGCTAAAGAAGTAGCAATTTCTGCTTATCGCAATCGTCGTAAATCTTGA